In the genome of Desulfofarcimen acetoxidans DSM 771, one region contains:
- the fliG gene encoding flagellar motor switch protein FliG — protein MTGYQKAAILLISMGSDLSSVILKEDFYEKDIERLSVEISKFDRIPAEIMESVLSEFNDLYQARQYLLLGGVKYAQDILEKTLGTQKALDIMKKLAGRDSNIPFASLRKTDPRHLMSYLQDEHPQIVALILAYLESEQSSAILSALPHDVQSDISKRIATMGRPSPEVVKEVERVLAHKMSEVLDKDNAEIGGVKTLVNILNMVDRSTERSILKDLEEEDPMLAEEIRKRMFVFENIVKLSDSDVQRVLRDVNPKDLAVALRGASEEVSNKIFKNQSKRSAGMLKEEIDLMGPVRLKVVEESQQKIVKIIRTLEDAGEVTISQGEEDAVVL, from the coding sequence TTGACGGGGTATCAGAAAGCCGCTATTCTGTTAATCAGCATGGGTTCGGATCTTTCATCAGTTATTTTGAAAGAAGACTTTTACGAAAAAGATATAGAACGGTTATCTGTGGAAATATCTAAGTTTGATAGAATTCCCGCCGAGATAATGGAGTCGGTATTAAGCGAATTCAATGATTTGTACCAGGCCCGTCAATATCTATTGCTTGGCGGAGTAAAATACGCGCAGGATATTTTGGAGAAGACGCTGGGTACACAAAAGGCCCTGGATATCATGAAGAAACTGGCAGGCAGAGACAGCAACATTCCCTTTGCTTCCCTGCGAAAAACCGATCCCCGTCATTTAATGAGTTACCTTCAGGATGAGCATCCGCAGATAGTCGCTCTGATACTGGCATATTTGGAATCCGAGCAGAGTTCCGCCATACTGTCCGCCCTGCCCCATGACGTGCAGAGTGATATATCTAAACGGATAGCTACCATGGGTCGCCCTTCACCGGAGGTGGTCAAAGAAGTTGAGCGTGTTTTAGCGCATAAAATGTCCGAAGTGCTTGATAAAGATAATGCCGAGATTGGCGGCGTAAAAACTCTGGTTAATATTCTTAACATGGTGGACAGAAGCACAGAGCGAAGTATATTAAAAGATTTGGAAGAAGAGGATCCGATGCTGGCTGAAGAAATTCGCAAGCGCATGTTTGTCTTTGAAAACATTGTCAAGCTTAGCGACTCAGATGTTCAAAGGGTTCTCAGGGATGTCAATCCAAAAGATTTGGCTGTTGCTCTCAGGGGCGCCAGCGAGGAAGTAAGCAACAAAATTTTTAAAAACCAGTCAAAAAGATCTGCCGGCATGTTGAAAGAGGAAATTGATTTAATGGGCCCGGTGCGTTTAAAGGTTGTTGAGGAATCCCAGCAAAAAATTGTTAAAATCATACGTACTTTAGAGGATGCGGGAGAAGTAACAATTTCACAGGGTGAAGAAGATGCAGTTGTCTTATAA
- a CDS encoding flagellar hook-basal body protein: MIRSLYSGVSGMKNHQTRMDVIGNNIANVNTTGYKSSRVQFKDVLGQTIAGGQVASGVTIAGINKDFTQGSQTATENSTDLYIHGNGFFIVQDPGDPSILYYTRDGSFHVDDTGQLVNSLGYKVCSSDGSTEIDPFTVPLDSINIDMNGKISYCTGGSTTPEDGGQIGLAMFNDLNRLINKGNNLYQYDNKPNTDGSDPAEPIFGAPGSIGLGTVISNNLEMSNVDLTNEFSNMIITQRGYQANSKVITTSDEMLQELIGLKR; this comes from the coding sequence ATGATTAGATCATTATATTCCGGTGTTTCAGGTATGAAAAACCACCAAACCCGCATGGATGTTATCGGCAATAATATTGCAAACGTCAATACTACCGGGTATAAGTCCAGCAGGGTGCAATTCAAAGATGTTTTAGGTCAGACAATTGCGGGAGGTCAGGTTGCAAGCGGTGTAACGATAGCCGGTATAAATAAAGATTTTACTCAAGGCAGCCAAACAGCTACTGAAAACTCAACTGATTTATATATTCATGGTAACGGCTTTTTTATTGTTCAAGATCCGGGTGATCCTTCTATACTGTACTATACAAGGGATGGTTCTTTTCATGTTGACGATACTGGCCAACTAGTTAATAGTTTAGGTTACAAAGTATGTTCTAGTGACGGTAGTACTGAGATTGATCCTTTTACAGTGCCTTTAGATAGTATTAATATTGATATGAATGGGAAAATTTCCTATTGTACTGGTGGAAGCACAACACCAGAAGATGGTGGTCAAATTGGATTAGCAATGTTTAATGATTTAAACAGACTTATCAATAAAGGTAATAACCTGTACCAATATGATAATAAGCCTAATACTGATGGCAGTGATCCTGCTGAACCTATCTTCGGTGCTCCGGGATCAATAGGTTTGGGCACAGTAATCTCAAACAACCTGGAAATGTCCAATGTTGATCTAACTAATGAGTTTTCCAACATGATTATAACCCAGCGTGGTTACCAGGCAAATTCAAAGGTGATTACTACTTCCGATGAGATGCTGCAGGAATTAATAGGATTAAAACGTTAA
- a CDS encoding flagellar basal body-associated FliL family protein yields MATEKPEKKSEGQETKKSKNKLIIIIIAIVVLLASAAGSYYFFVIKAHSSKETKKEEPKPEISTFELGSIVVNLADQGHFLRVSPVLEYEKDEKMAEEVKTRKSEIIDQVITILRKKSVENCSKSLESIKEEIIAAANKSMEEPVFKRLYFVELLVQ; encoded by the coding sequence ATGGCCACCGAAAAACCCGAAAAAAAGTCTGAGGGACAGGAAACCAAGAAATCTAAAAATAAACTAATTATAATTATCATAGCTATTGTTGTGTTGCTGGCCAGTGCTGCCGGTTCCTACTATTTCTTTGTTATCAAAGCGCATTCTTCTAAAGAGACTAAAAAGGAAGAACCCAAACCGGAAATCAGCACATTTGAACTCGGCAGTATTGTAGTTAATCTGGCTGATCAGGGGCACTTTCTTAGGGTTTCGCCTGTTTTGGAGTATGAAAAAGATGAAAAAATGGCTGAAGAAGTTAAGACCAGGAAATCTGAAATTATTGATCAAGTGATCACAATATTGCGGAAAAAGTCCGTAGAAAACTGCAGCAAGTCACTGGAAAGTATAAAAGAAGAGATTATTGCCGCCGCCAATAAAAGTATGGAGGAGCCGGTGTTTAAGAGATTGTACTTTGTGGAACTCTTAGTTCAGTAA
- the fliI gene encoding flagellar protein export ATPase FliI, with protein sequence MKMSEIIIDFARWSRRVRKSRVAVVSGEVTRVVGLTVEVVGIKASIGEVCHVIVPGRSRPIVAEVVGFMQGASILMPLGELQGIQPGNQVVPTGRNLTVEVSDDMLGSVLDGLGRQIGGKTAGEQKTKFPVDNQPPNPLTRQRIAQVLPTGVRAIDSVLTCGQGQRIGIFAGSGVGKSTLLGMIAKYGKADVNVIGLIGERGREVKDFIETDLGEEGLSRSVVVAATSDQPALIRLKGAMVATALAEYFRNKGLNVMLLMDSVTRFAMAQREVGLAVGEPPATKGYTPSVFALLPKLLERSGMSVEGSITAFYTVLVDGDDMNEPIADAVRGILDGHIVLTRRLAAKNHYPAIDVLSSVSRVMSDIVNPEHLSRAARLRELLSTYLQAEDLISIGAYNFGANPKIDDAIRHYDNIIEFLRQHPEEPYEFSETIDWLRRLGD encoded by the coding sequence ATGAAGATGAGTGAGATCATTATTGATTTTGCACGTTGGAGCCGCAGGGTGCGGAAAAGCCGTGTAGCTGTTGTCAGCGGTGAGGTAACCAGGGTGGTGGGGCTTACTGTTGAGGTTGTGGGTATAAAAGCCTCAATAGGGGAAGTTTGCCATGTTATTGTGCCGGGGCGCAGCCGGCCTATTGTCGCTGAAGTAGTGGGTTTTATGCAGGGTGCGTCTATATTGATGCCGCTGGGTGAATTACAGGGTATACAGCCGGGCAACCAAGTTGTACCTACGGGACGGAACCTAACCGTTGAGGTTAGCGATGATATGCTTGGTTCTGTATTGGATGGTCTGGGCAGACAGATTGGAGGCAAAACCGCGGGAGAGCAAAAGACTAAGTTTCCGGTTGATAATCAACCTCCTAACCCGTTGACCAGACAGCGTATAGCTCAGGTGCTGCCGACAGGCGTGCGGGCTATCGATTCAGTGCTTACATGTGGTCAGGGACAGCGTATCGGCATTTTTGCCGGGAGCGGTGTAGGAAAGAGCACTTTGCTGGGCATGATTGCTAAGTATGGTAAAGCTGATGTGAACGTTATCGGTCTGATAGGGGAACGGGGACGGGAGGTTAAGGATTTTATTGAGACTGATCTGGGGGAAGAAGGTTTAAGCCGTTCCGTGGTAGTGGCTGCTACCTCTGATCAACCGGCTTTAATCCGCCTGAAAGGTGCTATGGTGGCAACAGCTTTGGCAGAGTATTTCAGAAACAAGGGCCTGAATGTGATGCTGCTGATGGATTCCGTAACCCGTTTTGCTATGGCTCAGCGCGAGGTTGGTCTGGCTGTTGGAGAGCCTCCGGCTACTAAGGGATATACGCCTTCTGTTTTCGCACTGCTGCCGAAGCTGCTGGAGAGATCGGGCATGTCGGTTGAGGGATCTATTACCGCCTTTTACACTGTGCTGGTTGACGGTGACGATATGAATGAGCCGATTGCGGACGCGGTGAGAGGAATATTGGACGGGCACATAGTTCTTACCAGACGGCTGGCAGCTAAGAACCATTATCCTGCCATTGATGTTCTGTCCAGTGTAAGCCGGGTAATGTCCGATATTGTAAATCCGGAGCATTTATCCCGGGCAGCCAGGCTTAGGGAACTATTGTCGACTTATTTACAGGCTGAAGATTTGATCAGTATAGGTGCCTATAACTTTGGAGCAAATCCCAAGATTGACGATGCTATTCGACACTATGACAATATCATTGAATTTTTGCGACAGCACCCTGAAGAGCCGTATGAATTCTCCGAAACAATTGATTGGCTGCGCAGGTTGGGCGATTAG
- a CDS encoding FliH/SctL family protein, with the protein MQLSYNKIIKKATVSENDALHLQLRKEFAKEAARESADAEVQKILSATREKAAQILEQADEKAKQITEKAQQMYEGAHQEGFEKGYREGYDKAYRDAREKVDAEAINVRNSAWEMLRSAEAERKITLSEIEEEVLALSVQIAEKLVAKQLDIDRETVLSIVQEAVLLLSDRDSFIIVANPADVEIIRQNKHMFMKFLTEAAGLKIIGDPDIDPGGCRVKTERGQIDSTLESRWQILLQSLHAQAGDEDE; encoded by the coding sequence ATGCAGTTGTCTTATAATAAAATTATTAAAAAAGCCACTGTCAGCGAAAACGATGCGCTTCATTTGCAGCTTCGCAAAGAATTTGCCAAAGAAGCAGCGCGTGAGTCGGCGGACGCGGAAGTGCAAAAGATATTGTCTGCCACTCGTGAGAAGGCTGCTCAGATTTTAGAACAGGCAGATGAAAAGGCAAAGCAAATTACCGAAAAAGCGCAACAGATGTATGAAGGAGCCCACCAGGAAGGGTTTGAAAAGGGTTACCGCGAGGGCTATGATAAAGCCTACCGTGATGCCAGGGAAAAGGTTGATGCCGAAGCTATAAATGTCAGAAATTCCGCTTGGGAAATGTTAAGAAGCGCTGAAGCGGAACGCAAAATAACTTTATCTGAGATCGAAGAGGAAGTTCTTGCTCTGTCTGTTCAGATAGCGGAGAAGTTAGTCGCTAAACAATTGGATATTGACCGGGAAACTGTTTTGAGTATTGTTCAGGAGGCGGTACTCCTGCTGTCTGACAGGGATAGTTTTATTATTGTTGCCAATCCCGCGGATGTTGAAATAATCAGGCAGAATAAGCATATGTTTATGAAATTTTTAACAGAGGCTGCCGGTTTAAAAATAATCGGTGATCCTGATATAGATCCTGGTGGCTGCCGGGTGAAAACCGAGCGGGGACAGATTGACTCCACTCTGGAATCACGCTGGCAGATCCTCTTGCAGTCGCTTCACGCTCAGGCCGGTGATGAAGATGAGTGA
- a CDS encoding flagellar biosynthetic protein FliO, translated as MSSDIYWYLLKLIFALPVVLFLAYYIVKFGLSRRFHVTGRGRSMQIIEQLPLGPKSVLSIVQVGKFYYLLAQQENGIVMLEKTDRLPETVITNCHLQESWPNNFKTVLAEKLSAWSGKDLKDEKKREE; from the coding sequence GTGAGCAGTGATATTTACTGGTATTTGTTGAAATTGATTTTTGCCCTTCCCGTGGTGCTGTTTTTGGCTTATTACATCGTAAAGTTTGGGTTGTCCCGTCGCTTTCATGTAACCGGCAGGGGCAGGAGCATGCAGATTATCGAACAATTGCCTCTGGGGCCTAAGTCTGTACTAAGTATTGTGCAGGTAGGGAAATTTTATTACCTGTTGGCACAGCAGGAAAACGGTATAGTAATGTTGGAGAAAACAGATCGTTTGCCGGAAACGGTAATAACCAACTGTCATTTGCAGGAGAGTTGGCCAAATAATTTTAAAACAGTACTGGCAGAAAAACTATCCGCATGGAGTGGGAAAGACTTAAAGGATGAAAAAAAACGTGAAGAATAA
- a CDS encoding FliM/FliN family flagellar motor switch protein, with protein sequence MMTEEQISAFLSGNKSEKTAVQKLRFTPLTPGGEQRIKTSIKHIEDVPVIVTAELGGAALTVREVLNLSPGMLIKLDVLAGELVTMSINNQKFGRGEVMVINDNYGIRITSVFKPHSFEKEEAVTGEQ encoded by the coding sequence ATGATGACAGAAGAACAAATCAGCGCCTTTTTATCCGGGAATAAAAGCGAGAAGACAGCAGTGCAAAAGCTACGGTTTACACCCTTGACTCCGGGCGGTGAACAGAGGATTAAAACCAGTATCAAACATATAGAGGATGTACCGGTTATTGTCACGGCAGAGCTTGGCGGGGCAGCCCTGACAGTCCGGGAGGTATTAAACTTATCTCCCGGGATGTTAATTAAGCTGGATGTTTTAGCCGGTGAACTGGTAACAATGAGCATAAATAATCAAAAGTTCGGGCGCGGTGAAGTAATGGTGATTAATGATAATTACGGTATTAGAATTACTTCCGTGTTTAAGCCTCATTCCTTTGAAAAGGAGGAGGCGGTGACCGGTGAGCAGTGA
- the fliP gene encoding flagellar type III secretion system pore protein FliP (The bacterial flagellar biogenesis protein FliP forms a type III secretion system (T3SS)-type pore required for flagellar assembly.), producing the protein MKKNVKNKDLFIIAAIASTIVFSAVLLPRLAWAEPIPIPNINLNVGQSENPAQVVDSIKLLVLLTILSLIPAILLMMTSFTRIVIVLSFLRNALGTQQTPPNQVLIGLALFLTVFIMKPVYNDLNEQALKPYLANQITQEEAQNRAAGPLKEFMLKQTRESDLALFIGVAKAQKPQNRNDVPLHLVIPAFIISELKTSFQMGFLIYIPFLVIDAVVASTLMSMGMFMLPPAMFSLPFKLLLFVMVDGWYLVVKSLVESFH; encoded by the coding sequence ATGAAAAAAAACGTGAAGAATAAAGATTTGTTTATAATTGCAGCTATTGCATCGACCATAGTTTTTTCCGCGGTTTTATTGCCCCGGTTGGCCTGGGCTGAGCCGATTCCCATACCCAATATTAATTTAAATGTCGGTCAAAGCGAGAACCCCGCTCAGGTAGTTGACAGTATAAAGCTGCTGGTTCTTCTTACTATTCTGTCCCTGATACCTGCCATACTGCTTATGATGACCTCCTTTACCAGGATTGTCATAGTGCTTTCATTTTTGCGCAATGCTCTTGGCACCCAGCAGACCCCACCCAACCAGGTGTTGATTGGCTTGGCCTTATTTTTAACTGTTTTCATTATGAAACCGGTCTATAATGATTTGAACGAGCAGGCTCTCAAACCCTATCTGGCTAATCAAATAACTCAAGAAGAAGCGCAGAACAGGGCTGCCGGACCTTTAAAGGAATTTATGTTAAAACAAACCAGAGAAAGTGATCTGGCTTTATTTATTGGTGTGGCTAAAGCTCAAAAGCCTCAAAACAGAAATGACGTTCCGCTGCATTTAGTAATCCCGGCATTTATCATAAGTGAGTTGAAAACATCCTTTCAAATGGGATTTTTAATTTATATACCATTTTTAGTAATAGATGCTGTAGTTGCCAGCACCTTAATGTCCATGGGTATGTTTATGCTGCCTCCGGCAATGTTTTCTTTGCCCTTTAAGCTTTTGTTGTTTGTTATGGTTGACGGCTGGTATCTGGTGGTCAAGTCTCTGGTGGAAAGTTTCCATTAA
- the fliR gene encoding flagellar biosynthetic protein FliR, which produces MDLLVVFFLVFIRITAFMMTAPFFEYRNIPNLLKIGFSLLLAGIVFPVIKTSGFSVPGGVLGYILAVMAEAGVGLMLGLIASFIFHGIRMAGQLIDLQIGFAMAMVFDPLSEMQTTIIARFLNLLALIFFLNVNGHYYLIESLVKSYDLVPLTAMAIKSGVVLTVVKFFSGMFALAFQISAPIIAVLVIIDLSLGFVSRTVPQLNVFMLGFPVKIVVGILTLSVVVPVLGTLLQDVFKTMHNNMLILLRGLT; this is translated from the coding sequence ATGGATTTGTTAGTGGTCTTCTTTTTAGTTTTTATAAGGATAACCGCTTTTATGATGACCGCACCGTTTTTTGAGTATCGCAATATACCCAATCTGCTGAAGATAGGTTTTTCTCTGTTGCTGGCAGGGATTGTTTTTCCTGTTATAAAAACATCCGGTTTTAGTGTGCCCGGTGGAGTTTTGGGCTATATCCTGGCTGTAATGGCGGAGGCAGGTGTAGGCTTGATGCTTGGTTTGATAGCCTCTTTCATTTTTCACGGCATTCGTATGGCCGGTCAGCTCATAGATCTTCAGATAGGCTTTGCCATGGCCATGGTTTTTGACCCGTTAAGTGAAATGCAGACAACTATTATAGCCAGATTTTTAAATCTTTTGGCTTTAATATTTTTTCTTAATGTAAACGGTCATTACTATTTGATTGAGAGTTTGGTCAAAAGCTATGATCTGGTGCCTCTGACAGCAATGGCAATAAAGTCGGGTGTCGTTCTCACTGTAGTTAAGTTTTTCAGCGGGATGTTTGCCCTGGCTTTTCAGATAAGCGCGCCAATTATAGCCGTATTGGTGATTATAGATTTATCATTGGGGTTTGTTTCCAGAACAGTTCCGCAGTTGAATGTTTTTATGTTAGGTTTTCCCGTGAAGATTGTGGTGGGGATTTTAACACTCAGTGTTGTTGTTCCTGTGCTGGGCACATTGCTGCAGGACGTTTTTAAAACTATGCATAATAATATGTTAATCTTATTGCGGGGTCTTACATAA
- the fliQ gene encoding flagellar biosynthesis protein FliQ — translation MAREAFIMMLILALPPIGAGLLVGLVVSVFQAVTQIQEQTLSFVPKLLAVFVVLLLFSSWMLNMMIDFTSDIFKQLPNITK, via the coding sequence ATGGCCAGGGAAGCGTTTATTATGATGCTAATCTTAGCGCTGCCTCCTATAGGGGCCGGCTTGCTGGTTGGGCTGGTTGTCAGCGTGTTTCAGGCGGTTACTCAGATACAGGAGCAGACTTTAAGCTTTGTTCCCAAACTGCTGGCCGTTTTTGTGGTGCTTCTCTTGTTTAGTTCCTGGATGCTTAACATGATGATAGACTTTACATCGGATATTTTTAAGCAGCTGCCTAATATTACTAAATAG
- the fliJ gene encoding flagellar export protein FliJ encodes MAGFRFRLEQVLNHRRMEEKKAKDELTLARAEQQKAVNALEAARQMLQQSLNAADETGRLDLQQALNGFFFREQLSAKVLKLQENLKKAARAVEEKKNRLILARQKTMVLEKLKEKQKEEFVYLENLEEQKQIDELALAMFIRNKDETM; translated from the coding sequence ATGGCCGGTTTTCGCTTTAGGCTGGAACAAGTATTAAATCACCGCCGCATGGAGGAGAAAAAAGCTAAAGACGAACTCACTTTAGCAAGAGCAGAACAACAAAAGGCAGTTAACGCTTTAGAAGCTGCTCGTCAGATGCTGCAGCAAAGTTTAAACGCCGCTGATGAAACCGGAAGGCTGGATTTGCAGCAAGCGCTCAATGGTTTTTTCTTTCGTGAGCAGTTAAGTGCCAAAGTATTAAAATTACAGGAAAACTTGAAAAAGGCTGCCCGTGCGGTAGAAGAAAAGAAAAATAGATTGATCTTAGCCAGACAAAAAACTATGGTGCTGGAAAAACTGAAAGAAAAGCAAAAGGAGGAGTTTGTCTACCTGGAGAATTTAGAGGAGCAAAAACAAATAGACGAACTGGCCCTGGCTATGTTTATACGAAATAAGGACGAAACAATGTGA
- a CDS encoding flagellar hook assembly protein FlgD has translation MINSTSGVNGSASTAGSTNASGMVLDKEAFLKLFIEQLKNQDPLSPQDPNAFMNQMAQFSVMEQLMNLNTSITQLIDLQNLTEAASLVGRTVMVTGADGTEISGTVEKVQIRQNANKIVIDGESYDISQIAQIG, from the coding sequence GTGATTAACAGTACTTCAGGTGTTAACGGCAGCGCGTCTACTGCCGGCAGTACAAATGCATCCGGCATGGTTTTGGACAAAGAAGCTTTTTTAAAATTATTTATTGAGCAGCTAAAAAACCAGGATCCGTTGAGCCCGCAAGATCCTAATGCTTTTATGAATCAAATGGCACAGTTTAGCGTTATGGAGCAGCTTATGAATTTGAATACATCAATAACACAGCTGATTGATCTGCAAAACCTCACGGAAGCGGCGTCATTAGTAGGTCGCACGGTAATGGTAACGGGAGCTGACGGTACTGAAATAAGCGGAACTGTGGAGAAAGTTCAGATTCGGCAGAATGCTAATAAGATTGTCATTGACGGTGAATCCTACGATATATCACAGATTGCACAAATAGGTTAA
- a CDS encoding TIGR02530 family flagellar biosynthesis protein, producing the protein MMNSKGNSLSIFKQPLVPNPTKPVRRDFAENKQASFSDILTQNIQQKQSAVRFSAHAERRLQERNISLAQEDIAKIGRAMQQASLKGARDSLLLYGNLALIASIKNNTVVTALDSDALQGEQVFTNIDSAVIIK; encoded by the coding sequence ATGATGAACAGTAAAGGTAATAGCCTAAGCATATTTAAACAGCCGTTAGTACCTAACCCGACTAAACCGGTAAGACGTGATTTTGCAGAAAATAAACAGGCTTCGTTTAGTGATATTCTAACGCAAAATATACAACAAAAGCAAAGCGCGGTAAGATTCTCCGCTCATGCTGAAAGAAGGCTGCAGGAACGTAATATCAGTCTGGCCCAGGAAGATATAGCAAAAATAGGCCGCGCCATGCAGCAGGCTTCCTTAAAAGGGGCACGTGATTCATTGCTATTGTATGGCAACCTGGCGTTAATAGCCAGTATTAAAAATAATACTGTAGTAACTGCGCTCGACAGCGATGCTTTGCAAGGTGAACAAGTATTTACCAATATCGACAGCGCGGTAATTATAAAATAA
- a CDS encoding flagellar hook-length control protein FliK, whose amino-acid sequence MKRGEKLSTAVEVRSRTGDFFAQKFPFSQKDSIGDNFKDILLLFAGNDLESNKSVTAVVKPADNKAAKLNQDEQNEQQASDSNQGNNAGLPYEDCVSFMSIPVMQEVAASRSALYSQANVADIQAEPALTLGDPITAAQAKSNCVENNNAQKLSYDINHAENVLLPDAGAKKQISSIDRTDISQQKTILQKLPDAVKVGVNNVRAVGDSGPVISVSKAEENIKQEVIASRGVCHSQDDITNVQPEQKTVMQKPLGVPKAEIDNIWVSGGKSEPAVSLSKAEGTAKREVAAIRSTLHSHADITDFQFDSAVDKTTAGRVKSDCPDSDKAEKLSDQREARFKVNPDGTGVNNAVKVAEPVMGEYLPVNAVSKNLIGSKKPVSIPELPQEVSKLFEQAKANDQNKPIFLQLKLEPEQLGKLVIKLTYKKGEISAQFIASSLQAKEALENTMTQLKDALAKHQIILHEPVVSFGFSGEQAMPHNRQDFNGKKNNQGYYKSSGYMGEFEDEIEEVPGHNGVLIPGKGVDYII is encoded by the coding sequence GTGAAACGGGGTGAGAAATTGAGTACGGCAGTTGAGGTAAGATCAAGAACAGGCGATTTTTTCGCTCAGAAATTCCCTTTTTCACAAAAAGACTCAATCGGCGATAACTTCAAGGATATTTTACTCCTGTTTGCCGGTAATGATTTAGAGAGTAATAAGTCTGTTACTGCAGTTGTTAAACCGGCGGATAATAAAGCTGCTAAGCTTAATCAGGATGAGCAGAATGAGCAGCAGGCATCTGACAGTAATCAGGGCAATAATGCCGGATTGCCATACGAAGACTGCGTGTCATTCATGAGTATCCCCGTGATGCAAGAAGTCGCTGCAAGTCGAAGTGCTTTGTATAGTCAAGCCAATGTTGCAGATATTCAGGCCGAGCCTGCTTTGACGCTTGGTGACCCAATAACAGCAGCCCAGGCTAAGAGTAACTGTGTAGAGAATAATAATGCGCAAAAGTTATCGTATGATATAAATCATGCAGAGAATGTCCTTTTACCTGATGCTGGAGCAAAAAAACAGATCTCATCAATAGACAGAACAGATATATCACAGCAGAAAACTATTTTGCAAAAGCTTCCTGACGCGGTAAAGGTGGGGGTAAATAATGTTAGGGCAGTTGGAGACTCAGGGCCGGTTATATCAGTAAGTAAGGCAGAAGAGAATATTAAACAAGAAGTTATTGCAAGTCGAGGTGTTTGTCATAGTCAAGACGATATCACAAATGTACAGCCTGAGCAAAAAACTGTTATGCAAAAGCCTTTGGGTGTGCCAAAGGCAGAGATAGACAATATTTGGGTGTCCGGCGGTAAGTCAGAACCTGCTGTATCACTAAGTAAAGCGGAGGGGACTGCTAAACGGGAAGTCGCTGCAATTCGGAGCACTTTGCACAGTCATGCCGATATCACAGATTTCCAATTTGATTCAGCGGTGGATAAAACAACAGCGGGCCGGGTTAAAAGCGACTGTCCGGATAGTGACAAGGCAGAAAAATTATCAGATCAAAGAGAAGCTCGATTTAAAGTAAATCCTGACGGAACCGGGGTAAATAATGCGGTAAAAGTGGCAGAGCCTGTGATGGGAGAATATTTGCCGGTAAACGCGGTTTCAAAAAACTTGATTGGCTCAAAAAAACCTGTATCCATACCGGAATTGCCGCAAGAAGTATCGAAATTGTTCGAGCAAGCGAAAGCAAATGACCAGAATAAGCCGATATTTTTACAGCTTAAACTTGAACCGGAGCAGTTGGGGAAATTGGTGATTAAGTTGACCTATAAAAAAGGGGAAATATCAGCCCAGTTTATTGCCAGCAGCCTTCAGGCCAAAGAGGCATTGGAAAACACTATGACACAGCTTAAAGATGCTCTGGCCAAGCACCAGATAATACTGCATGAACCTGTAGTATCGTTTGGTTTCAGCGGTGAGCAGGCAATGCCTCACAACAGGCAGGATTTTAACGGGAAAAAGAACAATCAGGGCTATTACAAATCAAGTGGTTATATGGGTGAATTTGAGGATGAAATCGAGGAAGTGCCCGGGCATAATGGAGTGTTAATACCGGGTAAAGGAGTAGATTATATTATATAG